Part of the Coturnix japonica isolate 7356 chromosome 20, Coturnix japonica 2.1, whole genome shotgun sequence genome is shown below.
GCCACTGAACAGTGGAGTTCAACTGCAACGTGTTCTGTGTCCTGCAAATTTTGCCCAGCGAGTTCCTGTACAATCacaaaaaaattcttcactgtCAAACCAAAAACTGTCTAACAATCAGACAACACAGCAGCCCCGACCAAAACTTCCAGTCCAGCCAACTGCTGGGCCTCAGGTTCCAAGCAAGAGCAGTGAAAAACCTCAACAAGCTCCTGGACCTGGTAATTCCAAAGATGatacatttctgtgtttgtgacACTCAGGAGAATTCAAACAAGAGTGCAGGACAGAAAATGTAAAGCTCACACTAACGACATGTTGGACAGTCCTGTAGAAGAATAGATGGTTGCacccagaaagagaaaagcagcacataCTTCATCTTAGATATTACTGTACTGTCCTTGTTGCTAGAGTTAAGGATTTAGAGGAGCTAATAGAAGTGTTCCTCCAGTCTTGAAAATTTACAGATGCTCATTAGTCAACTTTGAATACATGCAATTGGTATCCCTGCatcatgtttttttccagtgttcatGGTAATCTGATACACAAGAACACTGTatgagcaggagggagaagacttcttaatgttttcatgAGTTtcaaaaaagcatttgaagttACACTTTGATAAAGTAGCTCtaactgctttgctgctttgccaCTGGTAAGCTATGCTAGGTTTTAAATACAGAGGATAGACAGTAAATTGCTGTAGATACTACCCAGACTTATTCCTTGTGAATGTTTTGCATTCGCTGGTGGTTTATAGTTGTTCTATTTGATTGTATACAGCAAAGAGTTCTGAAGCAGACAGTGTCTCTAAACAGAAAAGTGAAGAGcctactaaaaagaaaaaggaagacacTAAAAAGTAAGTTGCGGGCCTTAAAAACTTACAGCTGTTAGTTGTGCTTTCAATGTCTAGCAGTTCATGCTACAACTGAGTTGCAGCCAAGCTGCTGCCTACTTAAGCCTCTTGATTGCTAAGAACAGTGGCCTTCATAGAGACAATGTTTATTAATGAAACTCTGGGAAGGGTTACTTTGCTTTGGTAATCTTTAGGAACAATAAATTACTTTAATCTGAAGGAAAGCTTTTGGCACAAAAAGGAGCAACTTTTCCTGTGAGAGAATGCTGATAATCACTGCTGTAACAACATGGTGTTCACTTGGAAAAATGTGTTCACGTGTGCAGGAGGGCTTGAGACCGACTTTGGATGCAGTTTGACTTGCAGTATGGCTGCTTTAAAACAGTTCTGATAATCTAGAATGTATCTGTATTAAGTACATTGGAATGTGCTTAGTTATACAGTTTTGGCTTTGCTGCAGTATGTAGCTGTATCTCTATGCATATGCTTTAGAAGCAAGAGAGAAGCTTTCCCTTTGAGAAGTCTCAATGCATGTTTTGTCCTCTTGGTGGTGTTCCATTAAAGACTAAAGTCTATCAGCATATAAGTGGAACATTGCTGATACACTCAAGCATTATTCTGTAACTTTCTGTCTCCTTTTGCAGAAGACAGTGGTCTCTTGATGATTTTGAAATTGGTCGTCctctggggaaaggaaaattTGGCAATGTATACTTGGCACGTGAAAAACAGAGTAAATTTATTCTTGCACTGAAAGTGTTGTTTAAAGCACAGCTTGAGGATGCTGGTGTAGAACATCAACTACGAAGAGAAGTTGAAATACAATCTCATCTCAGGTAATATAACTGTTACCCTCTTCTTAGTTTATGctcagttaaaaaagaaagtaaactcacttgaagaaaagcaattctgTAATACGTGACACCTTGAAACTGCTTGTTAAGAAACTGCTTGTTAAGGTTCTTGCCATTCTGCCCCTGCCCCACCACCGCATggaccaaaaagaaaagagaaccCAAACATAGAAGCCAAGCACCTGGCCAGTTCTTACAAGTGGATGACTGCAATTTCTCAGTCTAAGCTTGTTCCTGGTATTCTGTTTCCTGTCAAATAAGCCCAACTTGCTGAATGAATTAGTTGTTTCACAGAAAATATGTTCAGGAAGGCATTTCAATTTCTTGCAGGCATCCCAACATTCTCAGACTATACGGCTACTTCCATGATGTTACAAGAGTCTACCTTATTCTAGAGTATGCACCTCGTGGAGAAGTCTTCAAGGAGCTACAGAAGCACACCAAATTCGATGAACAAAGAACTGCAACTGTAGGTTGTTCTAATTGCTTGTACGTTGCTTGCTCCTGTGTAGCATACCTGAAGTATGCAACTTTCTCCTGAAGAGCTAGCAATTTTCAGTTGCATAAAACTAACTTTTTGGATGCTAGCTTGCTTATGCACTTGCAGCCTGTTTAGGAATATGTTGGGAGGACAAACAACTTCAGTGTCAATGAATAATGTTCAGCATTGCCCAGCACTGTAATTTGTGTGGTCACTTCAAGCAACATCTGTTGCTTGTGAGTGCAAGGAACAATTTTTCTGCTCCAAACTGCTAATTATGACTAGAGAATATTATACTGTAGCTAATAAAGCTTGAGCATCAGTGTCTTCATATTtgacagttctgttttctttgcagtacATTACAGAACTAGCAGATGCCCTATCATACTGTCATTCCAAGAGTGTGATTCACCGGGACATCAAACCAGAAAACCTGCTGCTTGGCTCAAATGGAGAGTTAAAAATTGCAGACTTTGGATGGTCTGTGCATGCTCCATCCTCTAGGTAAGATCACAGTATATACCTTGTACAGTGAAATTCTTCTGTAATGAAAATTATAGCTTTCTTGCCAAACTTAGTTATGCAATGGAGGTAAATGTCAACTTACTGAAATACTGGGGGGGAGCATTTAATAATTGGGCCAGTGCTGTCAAGCTCTTAATATTTGATTGGCGTAGCATAGAGGGAACGTTATCCTGCTTCTCCATTTGTGTATCTGACAACTTACTGAACCTGAAACAAGGGTGTTAGTGCGCTGGTTTAGGGTTACAGTGGTCCCTGAAATGAAGATCAGAACTTCAGTTCATGCTGTACCTGGAATGTTTCCTTAGTATGAACTGCACCCAATGAAGAAAGCCTCACTGACCTGTGAGCCAGTGGGAGAGGCAAAAAGGAAGGGCAAAACTGCCTGTCATGATCAGAATACTTCAAAGCAAACCTAGAATGACTGATGGAATTCCAGAGATACTGGGTTTATCTGGGGTAGACTACACTGAGATACAGATAAGAACACTGGAATCAAGATGCTAATACTAACAAACAGCCACAAAGGGTAAATGATACACTGtactctgtgcttttcttcaggAGATCAACTCTCTGTGGGACACTTGACTACTTGCCTCCTGAAATGATTGAGGGAAGAACACATGATGAAAAGGTGGATATTTGGAGCCTGGGGGTTCTGTGCTATGAATTCCTTGTAGGAAAGCCACCTTTTGAAGCAGCAACATATCAAGAAACCTACAGAGCTATTTCCAGGGTATGTACCATAACTTTGACTAGGTGAATTTTGGTTTCACTTCTTGTCTTCTTGAAAGTTTAATATTGCTTTTGAGGGAAGGAAAGCCATAACGAGATACACAGAAAACTAGATCCCTAAAGCTATCCTGAAGTGACTCCAGTAGAATTACAATAAAGACAGCTTTCCTGGCTGCTtggttctgttctgtttctacCTGTATCTGAACACCAACCTTTTCATATAGCAGTTTATTCTTCACAATCTCCTCCACTACTTTCATGTTTCTggtatataaaatattaattgcttgaggtatcaggaaaaacttaaattatatatttctaGAGTTCTGTAAACTTGAGAGGTTCCAGCAATGAGGTTTTATGTTGGGAGCACCCAAAAAAGCACACTAGCTGAACTTTGGCAAGCAGCGAGAGCCTTGTGATGAAATTACTAGGTACAAGGTACATAGCCCACAAGGctgacagttttctttgctctctgtaCCTTGGGGGGCAGAACCCTATTGCTTTCCAGTTTTGATTAGTGCCAAAGAATATTGCATCATCTTTtgtcttgtttccttttcttaggTGGAATTCAGGTATCCAGTATTTGTAACAGAAGGTGCAAGAGATTTAATTTCAAAGCTTCTGAAACATAACCCATTCCATCGGCTGCCCTTGAAGGATGTACTTGTTCATCCCTGGATTACAGCAAATTCTACAAAGCTGCCCAACAATAGGAAGTGATGTTGCCACCCCATCCAGAATATAGTCTTAACAAGGGTAATCTCATTGGACTAACGAGGAGATTTGTACTGTGACTACTGTAATACAGTAAGAAGAGCAGGTCTTGGAATCCAGTGGCAATTAAGAACACAAGTTTTGGGTTGGTTATCATCTTGAACTGACCTTGAATTGCAACGTAATCTATTTGACTTCTAGCTGGATGTTGTGGAATACTTAATGTACTTGAAAAATAACTACACGTGGGCCAGATTTATTCATGTAAGTATTCAAGGTCTGTTCAAGGCCTTTATGGTATGGTCTGTCATAGTTATAGCACATTGTTCCAATAACAAGAGACAGTGATGGTTCTATCTTACTGAACAGTGCAATATCCCAGAGATACCTGCCTGTGAACTCACTGGGCTGCTAAAGGGTATCATACCTGTGGTGTAATCTGAAACTGAGGTGAATGCATTTGTGTCCTAAAAATGAATGATGTGTGCATTTTGTCTCTAGTTTTTTGTCTTATATGTGAGCGCTCAAGTATCTAAATAAAGATTGCTTATATATTGAAAAGCATGGTAAGGTTCCTTACAATACATAGTATCTTGGGTGCTGGCTGCCTCCAACTTCCTGTCATTACTGTCATACTAGGCACATCTTGACTTACCTCCATGGTCACAGACTCTAGCTCTGTCCAGAAGTAAGTTGATATAAATTAAGTTCTTGCTGTAAGTGCTGGTGTTGTGGAAGTAGATGCAGCTATTATTCTTCAGGAAAGTACTAGAAGTGTTACTAAATACCTCACGAGAGTTTCACAGTCACTTAAAAACTaaatctgcttctttctttgcagctgaAGTGTAATAGTCATAGGTGAGGTGCACATACACACCAcaaacaaggaacaaaaaaccaaagcatGCTGCTTACCAATCCATGTTTCCAATTCTCTGGTGTTTATACTCTGGGCtccaatttttttcccctctatttaGAAATTATTAGAAGCAGAAGTAATAGATTAGAACCTGGGCTTCATAGCTACCATAGACATAAATGGCAAAGCATCTCACAGGTTTTCTCATCATTTCTGAAAAGGATACTGGTTTTTAAACAAACTAACTCCTCAAGAGTGTGGTAAAACTTGCTTGTAATCTGTCATGAAGTTCTTTCTCATTCCTCCACTCAGAAACAAGCCATGCAAACTAA
Proteins encoded:
- the AURKA gene encoding aurora kinase A, producing the protein MDKKIKENCPGNPSRVIKAANPVVDGPKRVPVSQSSAQSQPLNSGVQLQRVLCPANFAQRVPVQSQKNSSLSNQKLSNNQTTQQPRPKLPVQPTAGPQVPSKSSEKPQQAPGPAKSSEADSVSKQKSEEPTKKKKEDTKKRQWSLDDFEIGRPLGKGKFGNVYLAREKQSKFILALKVLFKAQLEDAGVEHQLRREVEIQSHLRHPNILRLYGYFHDVTRVYLILEYAPRGEVFKELQKHTKFDEQRTATYITELADALSYCHSKSVIHRDIKPENLLLGSNGELKIADFGWSVHAPSSRRSTLCGTLDYLPPEMIEGRTHDEKVDIWSLGVLCYEFLVGKPPFEAATYQETYRAISRVEFRYPVFVTEGARDLISKLLKHNPFHRLPLKDVLVHPWITANSTKLPNNRK